The following are encoded in a window of Oncorhynchus keta strain PuntledgeMale-10-30-2019 chromosome 10, Oket_V2, whole genome shotgun sequence genomic DNA:
- the LOC118388633 gene encoding putative methyltransferase-like protein 7A — MTCFMNFFTFIFKVVTLPLQLMEVVGIYGIYKRFFPFLIYKISFTYNKKMNDKKKDLFSNLSEFTKGNGPLRILEIGCGSGANFEFYPSGCKVVCTDPNPHFEKYLQKSMAVNDHLTFERFVVASGEDMGAVKDDSVDVVVCTLVLCSVNNIPRTLQEAHRILRPGGALYFLEHVVADPSSWTYFFQHVLQPIWYYFGDGCEVVRATWKHLETAGFSELKLRHIEAPLNFMIKPHIIGYAVK, encoded by the exons ATGACTTGTTTTATGAATTTCTTCACGTTTATTTTCAAGGTAGTAACGTTGCCACTACAATTAATGGAAGTGGTTGGCATATATGGCATCTACAAGCGTTTCTTTCCATTTCTAATTTACAAGATATCTTTCACCTACAACAAGAAAATGAACGACAAAAAGAAGGATCTTTTCAGCAATCTCTCAGAGTTCACCAAAGGCAATGGCCCGCTTCGCATTTTGGAGATCGGTTGCGGAAGCGGGGCTAACTTTGAATTCTACCCGTCTGGTTGCAAGGTGGTTTGCACCGACCCCAATCCTCACTTCGAGAAGTATCTACAAAAAAGTATGGCTGTCAATGATCACCTAACATTTGAAAGATTTGTGGTCGCTTCCGGAGAGGACATGGGGGCAGTGAAAGATGACTCTGTGGACGTTGTCGTCTGCACGCTGGTGCTGTGTTCTGTCAACAACATACCGCGAACATTGCAGGAGGCGCATCGCATATTGAGGCCT GGTGGTGCTCTGTACTTTTTAGAGCATGTCGTGGCAGACCCATCCTCTTGGACATACTTCTTCCAGCACGTCCTTCAGCCGATATGGTACTACTTTGGGGATGGATGTGAAGTAGTCAGGGCGACATGGAAACATCTGGAGACTGCTGGGTTCTCTGAGCTCAAACTGAGGCACATCGAGGCACCACTCAACTTCATGATCAAACCACATATTATAGGCTATGCTGTCAAGTAA